Genomic DNA from uncultured Desulfuromusa sp.:
ACCCCGTGCTTGGCATGAGCGATGCTGACGGTTCCGATATGCGGATTCTGCATCGGGAGTAATCCGCGGTGACAGAGGATACAAAAATCCCGTCCCCTTGCTTCGGTTCTCATGTATTGATTATCAGCGTCAGAGTGGGGATTATGGCAAGTAGCACAGGTCATCTTGCCACTCCAGTCGAGCAAAAATCCTTCTGGAACATCCATGCTCGGCACCATACCAATCGGGTGGGAATTTTCCTGTGGAACATTGTGGCACTCAAGGCATAGAAAGCTGATCGAACGGGAAAAACGACCCGGAGCTCCTTGTTCCGGCTGAGACAGGTGGCAAAGATCACAGCGCCCCGAAAACTCATGTCCTTCATTCCTAAGTCCACCCCAGAGAACGACACCTGAGAGTAAGGAAACCAGGATAAGCACAATCAGACAAATAACAAGTGGTCTGCCTTTCACTGGTTTCTCTCCTCAGAATAAAAGTCACCCATACTCTCACGCACCTTGGATATTTGCTGTCGAAGGCTCTTAAAATCAATGTCAGGACTTGCTTTGATAGCTTCAACCAAAATCTGGGCATTGCCGAAAACATGACGTGAACAAGTCGTAAGATCATTCAAGGAATCCACCATTGGTTTCAATTGATCCGTGGATCTGGTTGAAATTTGTTCAGGAAACTGTCCGGAAAAAATCTGCCCCAGGACTTTTTCATATCGAAAAATCGGACCGGCAATCTGATGAGAGACCAACAAAGTCATCATCAGCGTCAAAGTCAGAATAAAAAATAACTGCAAAAGAGCCATGATCAAGAGGTAAAATGGCAGGTTCTGATCCAGAAAATAAAGGGTCCGTAAACTTTCCAGATAGCTACCGCCAAGAGTTTTATTCATGATTAAATATAGAAAGAAATTTACACAAGCAAATACCGCTGTAACAATAAGACAGTACTTAAGCTGAAAAGCAGTGCTGAAACTTAATTTGATCGGTTTTTGTCTGTCCACAGAACGACTCCTCTCGTCTGGTCATCAATAAGATCGGGGATTCCTCCGATGGCAGCTCACCGTGCAATTCCTGGCCACCGAATCATAATTGGCAGTAGTTGGATCGACAAAACGGGCATCAAAATTGATCAAATGTGCATTATTGGTTGTTGTCGCGCCGTGCACAATTGGAACTCCATGAGGATCATGACAAATGGAACATGACTGGTTAAACCTGGTCACGTGGGTCCAATGGATGCCTTTCAATCCATTGCTGAAGTTTGTGCCCGAGCCGTCCTGGCGCAAAAGAACATCCGGGTCATGACAGCGAAAGCATAGGGCGTAGTTTGTCACATTGTAAGCGAGCGGGTAGGTATCCTGCTCATAACGCGCTATCAGAATATGGGGATAAACCGAACCATGTGGCCCATCAGCTCCAGTACCACCGGCTTTTACACTGCTGTCACTGCCATGGCAATCGGTGCAATAGATCATGCTGGATTCATTGTAACCGGGGCGCAGGCTGGGCACATTGATATTCTTACCGATAGCCGCGACGGGATGAAAAGAGGGGTTTGCCGGATCGTATCTAAGCCGTTCGTTGGTTTCTGAAATGACCCGG
This window encodes:
- a CDS encoding cytochrome c3 family protein → MKGRPLVICLIVLILVSLLSGVVLWGGLRNEGHEFSGRCDLCHLSQPEQGAPGRFSRSISFLCLECHNVPQENSHPIGMVPSMDVPEGFLLDWSGKMTCATCHNPHSDADNQYMRTEARGRDFCILCHRGLLPMQNPHIGTVSIAHAKHGVYHDDSTLAQILDKFSVECLSCHDGVIASDASYKIAGGDALTYQRDGLSHPIGIDYRKAALHDRELRPVELLSPYIALYDGKVGCASCHNPYSSQHRMLTMNNTGSALCLECHLK